The following are from one region of the Actinoplanes sp. L3-i22 genome:
- a CDS encoding ATP-binding protein — MAAVLVVEDNPEHQAVLAEIVRRLGHVATVADDGRAGLAAALADRFDLIVADVDMPHLDGVRMCRALRAEPATADVPVVLITGYLPPGDTLLAEAGAAAVVPKPFSVRDLTETLRKCLTLPAEGPFLAELMQSLDTGAVACDRDGRLIFANNAIRDFFGDECATVPIRDWPARFHLRHPDGTQLTPDEMPLDRALRGDQVDHADLRACDREHRLRWFAINARPVRDAAGAVLGAVAAVHDVTSDHHQIQYEKCKAEVLQALVHAVDVQQAGKAVLRSLSTCLDWPYLRLWLVDEVTDRLRPAVTYTTPGAEDIPFPPSLNQGQGLAGRCWSTGELLWVPDIRALSSPVLPLVRSTGYRAAGAVPVLSAEQVVGVLTFFTPERQDPEPALAVLLTGIAGLLGAYLERRRSDELANQLAASIGEYIALVGHELRTPLTSIATYTDLIAESGDETTIGEVRDLLAVIERNNARLRTLVERLLDLSALESGHAGLTHGTVDLSAVVRRAVSTVIAESGESAERVRLDLPERLAISGDRVRLRQVAENLIGNAVKYSPAGSPVMVTLTVDEEAAVLTVTDDGMGIPDGERNRLFARLYRATNARHSGIPGAGLGLALSRAIVELHRGTITLTAGDTGGTTATVRLPLTSGMIEA; from the coding sequence ATGGCAGCGGTGCTGGTCGTCGAGGACAACCCGGAACATCAGGCGGTACTCGCCGAGATCGTCCGCCGGCTCGGCCACGTGGCGACGGTCGCCGACGACGGCCGGGCCGGGCTCGCCGCCGCCCTCGCCGACCGGTTCGACCTGATCGTCGCGGACGTCGACATGCCGCACCTGGACGGCGTCCGGATGTGCCGGGCACTGCGCGCCGAGCCGGCCACCGCGGACGTCCCGGTCGTGCTGATCACCGGCTACCTGCCGCCCGGGGACACGCTGCTGGCCGAGGCCGGGGCGGCGGCGGTCGTCCCGAAGCCGTTCAGCGTCCGCGACCTCACCGAGACCCTGCGGAAGTGCCTCACCCTGCCGGCCGAGGGCCCCTTCCTGGCCGAGCTGATGCAGAGCCTGGACACCGGCGCGGTCGCCTGCGACCGGGACGGCCGGCTGATCTTCGCGAACAACGCGATCCGCGACTTCTTCGGCGACGAGTGCGCGACCGTGCCGATCCGGGACTGGCCGGCGCGCTTCCATCTGCGCCACCCCGACGGGACCCAGCTGACCCCGGACGAGATGCCGCTGGACCGGGCCCTGCGCGGCGATCAGGTGGACCACGCCGACCTGCGGGCCTGCGACCGGGAGCACCGGCTGCGCTGGTTCGCGATCAACGCCCGGCCGGTCCGGGACGCGGCCGGGGCGGTGCTCGGCGCGGTGGCCGCGGTGCACGACGTGACCTCCGATCACCACCAGATCCAGTACGAGAAGTGCAAGGCCGAGGTGCTGCAGGCGCTCGTCCACGCGGTCGACGTCCAGCAGGCCGGGAAAGCCGTGCTGCGCAGCCTGTCGACCTGCCTGGACTGGCCGTACCTGCGGCTCTGGCTGGTCGACGAGGTGACCGACCGGCTGCGGCCCGCGGTCACGTACACCACGCCGGGCGCCGAGGACATCCCGTTCCCGCCCAGCCTGAACCAGGGCCAGGGACTCGCCGGCCGGTGCTGGTCGACCGGCGAGCTGCTCTGGGTGCCGGACATCCGGGCGCTGTCGTCGCCGGTGCTGCCGCTGGTCCGCTCGACCGGGTACCGGGCCGCCGGGGCGGTGCCGGTGCTCAGCGCCGAGCAGGTGGTCGGCGTGCTGACGTTCTTCACCCCGGAGCGCCAGGACCCGGAGCCGGCCCTCGCGGTGCTGCTCACCGGGATCGCCGGGCTGCTCGGGGCGTACCTGGAACGACGCCGCTCGGACGAGCTGGCGAACCAGCTGGCGGCCAGCATCGGCGAGTACATCGCGCTGGTCGGGCACGAGCTGCGCACCCCGCTGACGTCGATCGCGACGTACACCGACCTGATCGCCGAGTCCGGCGACGAGACCACCATCGGCGAGGTCCGCGACCTGCTCGCGGTGATCGAGCGGAACAACGCCCGGCTGCGGACCCTGGTCGAACGGCTGCTCGACCTGTCCGCCCTGGAGTCCGGGCACGCCGGCCTGACCCACGGGACCGTCGACCTGTCCGCGGTGGTGCGGCGCGCGGTCAGCACCGTGATCGCGGAGTCCGGCGAATCGGCCGAGCGGGTCCGTCTCGATCTGCCCGAGCGCCTGGCGATCTCCGGCGACCGGGTCCGGCTGCGCCAGGTCGCCGAGAACCTGATCGGCAACGCGGTGAAGTACAGCCCGGCCGGCTCCCCGGTCATGGTCACCCTCACGGTCGACGAGGAAGCCGCCGTCCTCACCGTCACCGACGACGGCATGGGCATCCCGGACGGCGAACGCAACCGCCTGTTCGCCCGCCTCTACCGCGCCACCAACGCCCGGCACAGCGGCATCCCGGGCGCCGGCCTGGGCCTGGCCCTGAGCCGCGCCATCGTCGAACTCCACCGCGGCACCATCACCCTGACCGCCGGCGACACCGGCGGCACCACCGCCACCGTCCGCCTCCCGCTGACCAGTGGCATGATCGAGGCATGA
- a CDS encoding ATP-binding protein: MSVLTAQLDVPLHHGAPGAARRAVVAVLGGWGFRDQGWLDATAVVVSELVTNAVRYGGGCVALQVEAHGDEVVVSVADSSPVEPRRRDPDDVGGRGIALIEALAAGWTVRNHEGGKQVRVTLHPCPGVGMAMSGGAA, encoded by the coding sequence ATGAGTGTTCTGACTGCCCAACTGGACGTACCACTGCATCACGGCGCGCCCGGTGCGGCCCGGCGCGCGGTGGTCGCCGTGCTGGGCGGCTGGGGCTTCCGCGACCAGGGCTGGCTGGACGCGACCGCCGTGGTGGTCAGTGAGCTGGTCACCAACGCGGTCCGGTACGGCGGCGGCTGCGTCGCCCTGCAGGTCGAGGCGCACGGCGACGAGGTCGTGGTCTCGGTGGCCGACAGCTCCCCGGTGGAACCCCGCCGCCGCGACCCGGACGACGTCGGCGGCCGCGGCATCGCGCTGATCGAGGCGCTCGCCGCGGGCTGGACGGTCCGCAACCACGAGGGCGGCAAGCAGGTCCGGGTCACGTTGCACCCGTGCCCCGGCGTGGGGATGGCGATGTCCGGGGGTGCCGCGTGA
- a CDS encoding STAS domain-containing protein gives MRIDRSDEPGVVRLALHGELDLATADLLDRAVTAVLAEPPPQLVLDLADLTFCDSAGLDALLTARAGAFARDVRLRAVGARGIVHRTMTVTGLLELLS, from the coding sequence GTGAGGATCGACCGCTCCGACGAGCCGGGCGTGGTCCGGCTGGCCCTGCACGGCGAGCTCGACCTGGCCACCGCCGACCTGCTCGACCGGGCCGTCACCGCGGTCCTGGCCGAGCCGCCACCGCAGCTGGTCCTGGACCTGGCCGACCTGACGTTCTGCGACTCGGCCGGGCTGGACGCGCTGCTCACCGCCCGGGCCGGCGCGTTCGCGCGGGACGTGCGCCTGCGGGCCGTCGGCGCCCGCGGGATCGTCCACCGCACGATGACCGTGACCGGGCTCCTCGAGCTGCTGAGCTGA
- a CDS encoding methyl-accepting chemotaxis protein, producing the protein MALLRRLRLGGRLSVAFAVVLAMLGVAVAIGVVGLNRQSSAAAEVQSLQRLLHQVDEQKYYDGDISGWQIAYAWDTYRLDPVTAVNPKSDNRAGFLTDKEKLLALLTATDTGSMTTDERTLFGTLVTTWDKYFEADLQIAAAYAKKDIPGGNKILLGPGYELYFVIVEGTDKLVASVTARAEQAGRTAQQQAATARNWLIIAFGLAVVAAILLTIVVTRSVTGPVGRLIRTLQSMAGGDLTVSADTSGGDEIAVMGRAVDEAITGIRGTVVEIAEGGVRLQEASETMRRVSHEIDDAVADADQQAGLAAQSASGVSGSVHVVAAGTEEMGSAISEISKNAGDAAQVATDAVAAARATSATINRLGDSSAQIGDVIAMITTIAAQTNLLALNATIEAARAGESGKGFAVVASEVKDLAQETARATEQISQQIAAIQSDTGQAVTAIDEISRIIEQISDYQTTIASAVEEQSATTAEMNRGVTEAAAGASDIAGNIASVAHSTAASRAAASQAARTAQDVETLAEQMRSAVQRFRI; encoded by the coding sequence ATGGCTTTACTGCGGCGTCTGCGACTCGGTGGCCGCCTCTCGGTGGCGTTCGCCGTCGTGCTCGCCATGCTCGGGGTCGCGGTGGCGATCGGCGTGGTCGGGCTGAACCGGCAGTCCAGTGCGGCGGCCGAGGTGCAGTCCCTGCAGCGCCTGTTGCACCAGGTGGACGAGCAGAAGTACTACGACGGGGACATCTCCGGCTGGCAGATCGCGTACGCCTGGGACACCTACCGCCTGGACCCGGTGACCGCGGTCAACCCGAAGAGCGACAACCGGGCCGGCTTCCTCACCGACAAGGAGAAGCTGCTCGCGCTGCTGACGGCGACCGACACCGGGTCGATGACCACCGACGAGCGCACGCTCTTCGGCACCCTGGTGACCACCTGGGACAAGTACTTCGAGGCCGACCTGCAGATCGCCGCCGCCTACGCGAAGAAGGACATCCCGGGCGGCAACAAGATCCTGCTGGGTCCGGGCTACGAGCTGTACTTCGTGATCGTCGAGGGCACCGACAAGCTGGTCGCCTCGGTCACCGCGCGCGCCGAGCAGGCCGGCCGCACCGCGCAGCAGCAGGCGGCCACCGCCCGCAACTGGCTGATCATCGCGTTCGGCCTGGCCGTGGTCGCCGCGATCCTGCTCACCATCGTGGTCACCCGCAGCGTGACCGGGCCGGTCGGGCGGCTGATCCGGACCCTGCAGTCGATGGCCGGCGGCGACCTCACGGTCAGCGCCGACACCAGCGGCGGCGACGAGATCGCGGTGATGGGCCGGGCGGTCGACGAGGCGATCACCGGGATCCGCGGCACCGTCGTCGAGATCGCCGAGGGCGGCGTCCGGCTGCAGGAGGCGTCCGAGACGATGCGCCGGGTCAGCCACGAGATCGACGACGCCGTCGCCGACGCCGACCAGCAGGCCGGGCTGGCCGCGCAGAGCGCCTCCGGGGTCTCCGGCAGCGTGCACGTGGTCGCCGCCGGCACCGAGGAGATGGGCTCGGCGATCAGCGAGATCTCCAAGAACGCCGGGGACGCCGCCCAGGTCGCCACGGACGCGGTCGCCGCGGCCCGGGCCACCAGCGCCACCATCAACCGGCTCGGCGACTCGTCCGCGCAGATCGGCGACGTGATCGCCATGATCACCACGATCGCCGCGCAGACCAACCTGCTCGCCCTGAACGCGACCATCGAGGCGGCCCGGGCCGGCGAGTCCGGCAAGGGCTTCGCGGTCGTGGCCAGCGAGGTCAAGGATCTCGCGCAGGAGACCGCGCGGGCCACCGAGCAGATCTCCCAGCAGATCGCCGCGATCCAGAGCGACACCGGCCAGGCGGTCACCGCGATCGACGAGATCAGCCGGATCATCGAGCAGATCAGCGACTACCAGACCACGATCGCGTCGGCGGTCGAGGAGCAGAGCGCGACGACCGCCGAGATGAACCGCGGGGTGACCGAGGCCGCGGCCGGCGCCTCCGACATCGCCGGGAACATCGCCAGCGTCGCGCACAGCACGGCGGCCAGCCGGGCCGCGGCGAGCCAGGCCGCCCGGACCGCCCAGGACGTGGAGACCCTCGCCGAACAGATGCGGTCCGCGGTCCAGCGCTTCCGCATTTGA
- a CDS encoding ATP-binding protein has product MSAVGDESRLTAVQSYHLLDAPRPVVLDELTRLASSVFETPMSTVTLVAGDRQWFAGSTGMPSYGGPLDTSFCGVVVDRRVPLIVQDALTHPVYRSWANVVGAPHIRFYAGVPLVDEDGYLLGTMCVLDDQPRETGGRRMELLHTMAGQAAGHLSAIRNRLLLAEVGDELSRAISREEDFVATVSHELRTPVTTIQGYLELLVDNEELTPYRKMIEPIQRNGERLVRMVDHLLAGTRPAGTPLPLLRAQTDLVSVAEAAMAACRAQAVQREVSLRLEIAGGEGPLPVPGDFTRLSQAAEHLVRNAVLFSPGGSAVRVRVDPGGLDVVDHGAGIPADELPHVIERFYRGAFAREQAVPGVGLGLSIAQRIMKAHDGELTVMSDGSGKGTTARMTVIC; this is encoded by the coding sequence ATGAGCGCAGTCGGTGACGAGTCCCGCCTCACCGCGGTACAGAGCTACCACCTGCTCGACGCGCCCCGTCCGGTCGTCCTGGACGAGCTGACCCGCCTCGCCAGTTCGGTCTTCGAGACGCCGATGTCCACCGTGACGCTGGTCGCCGGCGATCGCCAGTGGTTCGCCGGCAGCACCGGCATGCCGTCCTACGGCGGCCCGCTGGACACGTCGTTCTGCGGCGTGGTCGTCGACCGCCGGGTGCCGCTCATCGTCCAGGACGCGCTCACCCATCCGGTCTACCGGAGCTGGGCGAACGTGGTCGGCGCGCCGCACATCCGGTTCTACGCCGGGGTGCCGCTGGTCGACGAGGACGGCTACCTGCTCGGGACCATGTGCGTGCTCGACGATCAGCCGCGGGAGACCGGCGGGCGGCGGATGGAGCTGCTGCACACGATGGCCGGGCAGGCCGCCGGGCACCTCTCGGCGATCCGGAACCGGCTGCTGCTGGCCGAGGTCGGCGACGAGCTGTCCCGGGCGATCAGCCGCGAGGAGGACTTCGTCGCGACCGTGTCGCACGAGCTGCGCACCCCGGTCACCACCATCCAGGGCTACCTGGAGCTGCTGGTGGACAACGAGGAGCTGACGCCGTACCGGAAGATGATCGAGCCGATCCAGCGCAACGGCGAACGCCTGGTCCGGATGGTCGACCACCTGCTCGCCGGGACCCGGCCGGCCGGCACTCCCCTGCCGCTGCTGCGCGCCCAGACCGACCTGGTGTCGGTGGCCGAGGCGGCGATGGCCGCGTGCCGGGCGCAGGCCGTGCAGCGCGAGGTGTCGCTGCGGCTGGAGATCGCCGGCGGCGAGGGACCGCTCCCGGTGCCGGGCGACTTCACCCGGCTCAGCCAGGCCGCCGAGCACCTGGTCCGCAACGCGGTGCTGTTCAGCCCGGGCGGATCCGCGGTCCGGGTCCGGGTCGACCCCGGCGGCCTGGACGTGGTCGACCACGGCGCCGGCATCCCGGCCGACGAGCTGCCGCACGTGATCGAGCGGTTCTACCGGGGCGCGTTCGCGCGGGAGCAGGCGGTGCCCGGCGTCGGCCTGGGGCTGAGCATCGCCCAGCGGATCATGAAAGCGCACGACGGTGAGCTGACCGTTATGTCCGACGGATCCGGAAAGGGCACCACCGCGCGGATGACCGTGATCTGCTGA
- a CDS encoding response regulator — MRTELYKSANADDKKPVVIVVDDEETVLETLSIQLGREYRVLTAIDGEKALQLLAGEGTAAAVISDMRMPGMNGIELLRRVQMEYPDITRVLHTGYGDMATAVAAINSGGVYRYLPKPADTEALRNAIKDSVAKHDEAMADRELLDRTLRTSVKALFGVLELSNPPAYQRAGRISTLVGELCHVLQLDGLWEIEVAAMASQLGAVTVAPTTWQKLERGMPLSADEQDTVDAMPRIAVRLLGDIPMMEDVLAIVTGLTGRPGPAEGRSALVEDAIAVLRTASAYEALEGRGVNAVNAITAIEEREDHYPHVIAALRRLKGVRSLKDTVKSVRVTELEVGMRLIEDVVATNGLVLIGKETVITELMLDRLTNFARAVELVEEVLAAVPYKASYKPTAYAGLR; from the coding sequence ATGCGGACCGAGCTGTACAAGTCGGCCAACGCCGACGACAAGAAGCCTGTCGTGATCGTCGTCGACGACGAGGAGACCGTGCTCGAGACGCTGTCGATCCAGCTCGGCCGGGAGTACCGGGTGCTCACCGCGATCGACGGGGAGAAGGCCCTCCAGTTGCTGGCCGGCGAGGGCACCGCCGCCGCGGTGATCAGCGACATGCGGATGCCCGGGATGAACGGCATCGAGCTGCTGCGCCGGGTCCAGATGGAGTACCCGGACATCACCCGGGTCCTGCACACCGGCTACGGCGACATGGCCACCGCGGTCGCCGCGATCAACTCCGGCGGGGTCTACCGCTACCTGCCCAAACCGGCCGACACCGAGGCGCTGCGCAACGCGATCAAGGACTCGGTGGCCAAGCACGACGAGGCGATGGCCGACCGGGAACTGCTCGACCGCACGCTGCGGACCAGCGTGAAGGCGCTCTTCGGGGTGCTCGAGCTGTCCAACCCGCCGGCCTACCAGCGGGCCGGCCGGATCAGCACGCTGGTCGGCGAGCTCTGCCACGTCCTGCAGCTCGACGGCCTGTGGGAGATCGAGGTCGCCGCGATGGCCTCCCAGCTCGGCGCGGTCACCGTGGCGCCGACCACCTGGCAGAAGCTCGAGCGCGGCATGCCGCTGAGCGCCGACGAGCAGGACACCGTCGACGCCATGCCGCGGATCGCGGTCCGGCTGCTCGGCGACATCCCGATGATGGAGGACGTGCTCGCCATCGTCACCGGCCTGACCGGCCGGCCCGGCCCGGCCGAGGGCCGGTCCGCGCTGGTCGAGGACGCGATCGCGGTGCTGCGCACGGCCAGTGCCTACGAGGCGCTGGAGGGTCGCGGCGTGAACGCGGTCAACGCGATCACCGCGATCGAGGAGCGCGAGGACCACTACCCGCACGTGATCGCGGCGCTGCGCCGGCTCAAGGGCGTGCGCTCGCTCAAGGACACCGTCAAGAGCGTCCGGGTGACCGAGCTCGAGGTCGGGATGCGCCTGATCGAGGACGTGGTCGCGACCAACGGGCTGGTCCTGATCGGCAAGGAGACGGTGATCACCGAGCTGATGCTGGACCGGCTGACCAACTTCGCCCGCGCGGTGGAACTGGTCGAGGAGGTCCTGGCCGCGGTCCCGTACAAGGCCAGCTACAAGCCGACCGCCTACGCCGGGCTCCGCTGA
- a CDS encoding Hpt domain-containing protein, with protein MDLVDDDERLAGVRARIESIIDPDPAPAELALVGRLLRSFVAKTPEAVERLLDGFPDKDPALARDQAHGLKGSAANIGATGLAALCATLEDEARAGRIPDVADQIRTEAAAALEAVAAVAEEYAQRSPA; from the coding sequence ATGGACCTGGTGGACGACGACGAGCGACTGGCCGGCGTCCGGGCGCGGATCGAGTCGATCATCGATCCGGATCCGGCGCCGGCCGAGTTGGCGCTGGTCGGACGGCTGTTGCGGTCGTTCGTGGCGAAGACGCCGGAAGCCGTCGAGCGGCTGCTCGACGGCTTCCCGGACAAGGACCCGGCGCTCGCCCGCGACCAGGCGCACGGGCTGAAGGGGTCGGCCGCCAACATCGGCGCGACCGGGCTCGCGGCCCTGTGCGCGACGCTGGAGGACGAGGCCCGCGCCGGGCGGATCCCCGATGTCGCTGATCAGATCCGGACCGAGGCCGCGGCGGCGCTGGAGGCGGTGGCGGCGGTGGCCGAGGAATACGCTCAGCGGAGCCCGGCGTAG
- the rhaI gene encoding L-rhamnose isomerase produces MNLDGLDDFTVEVPSWAYGNSGTRFKVFTQPGVPRDPYEKIADAAQVHRLTGLAPRISLHIPWDVVDDWSGLRDHAEKLGVRLGAINSNLFQDDDYKLGSLCHPDPAVRDKAVRHHLRCIEIMHETGSTDLKIWLPDGLNYPGQDSLRGRQDRLAESLRRVYDGLGDGHRILLEYKFFEPYFYSMDIPDWGTSLLHCLALGEKATVVLDTGHHAPGTNIEFIVMQLLRQGRLGAFDFNSRFYADDDLIVGAADPFQLFRIMSEIVAVGAHRPASKVNFMLDQCHNIEEKIPGQIRSVLNVEQALAKALLIDQAALAVAQRDGDVLGANDILTAAFETDVRGALADRREARGLPRDPVKTFKASGYASTVSAERIGGHQAGWGA; encoded by the coding sequence ATGAACCTGGACGGGCTGGACGACTTCACCGTCGAGGTCCCGAGCTGGGCGTACGGGAACTCGGGCACCAGGTTCAAGGTGTTCACCCAGCCCGGGGTGCCGCGCGATCCGTACGAGAAGATCGCCGACGCCGCGCAGGTCCACCGGCTGACCGGGCTCGCCCCGCGGATCTCGCTGCACATCCCGTGGGACGTCGTCGACGACTGGTCCGGCCTGCGCGACCACGCCGAGAAGCTGGGCGTACGGCTCGGCGCGATCAACTCGAACCTGTTCCAGGACGACGACTACAAGCTCGGGTCGCTCTGCCACCCGGACCCGGCCGTCCGGGACAAGGCGGTCCGGCACCACCTGCGCTGCATCGAGATCATGCACGAGACCGGCTCGACCGACCTGAAGATCTGGCTGCCGGACGGGCTGAACTATCCCGGACAGGACTCGCTGCGCGGGCGGCAGGACCGGCTCGCCGAGTCGCTCCGGCGGGTCTACGACGGGCTCGGCGACGGGCACCGGATCCTGCTCGAGTACAAGTTCTTCGAGCCGTACTTCTACAGCATGGACATCCCGGACTGGGGCACGTCGCTGCTGCACTGCCTGGCGCTGGGCGAGAAGGCCACGGTCGTGCTGGACACCGGGCACCACGCGCCCGGCACCAACATCGAGTTCATCGTGATGCAGCTGCTGCGGCAGGGGCGGCTCGGGGCGTTCGACTTCAACTCGCGCTTCTACGCCGACGACGACCTGATCGTCGGGGCGGCCGACCCGTTCCAGCTGTTCCGGATCATGTCGGAGATCGTGGCGGTCGGCGCGCACCGGCCGGCGTCGAAGGTGAACTTCATGCTCGACCAGTGCCACAACATCGAGGAGAAGATCCCCGGGCAGATCCGGTCGGTCCTCAACGTCGAGCAGGCGCTCGCGAAGGCGCTGCTGATCGACCAGGCGGCGCTGGCGGTGGCGCAGCGGGACGGGGACGTGCTCGGGGCGAACGACATCCTGACGGCGGCCTTCGAGACCGATGTGCGGGGCGCGCTCGCGGACCGGCGCGAGGCGCGGGGGCTGCCGAGGGACCCGGTCAAGACCTTCAAGGCTTCGGGGTACGCGTCGACGGTCTCGGCCGAACGCATCGGCGGCCACCAGGCCGGATGGGGTGCCTGA
- a CDS encoding ABC transporter permease: MSRLVRILLTQRIALLAVLIVAVVVTFFIQDAGGYLTASYDFDYMSAALINAVPLAMLGLAELLVILSGRGGIDLSVGAIVSLAGMIFGFAYGEWGWPLWAAIILTAVFGALLGAVNGFLVSYVGFPALIATLATFYAYKSIAIVINNQSPISTKPVQELYSITKSVELPLFGQYVPDVPRGIFTFLLPTVVAVWLLLNRTTYGRRLYAIGTNDVAGRWAGLPVRDTRMKAYVYAGLISGLVAVVTVGQFASARPDAGVSGNGMALPAITIAVLGGVAITGGIGRVAGVVLATLLIVWLNAGILLAFVGNEGSQYQLLALGAVLIFAALLNGLTNRRYGGTS, encoded by the coding sequence ATGAGCCGGCTGGTCCGGATCCTGCTCACCCAGCGGATCGCGCTGCTCGCGGTGCTGATCGTCGCCGTCGTGGTCACGTTCTTCATCCAGGACGCGGGCGGTTATCTGACCGCCTCCTACGACTTCGACTACATGTCGGCGGCGCTGATCAACGCCGTGCCGCTGGCCATGCTCGGGCTGGCCGAGTTGCTGGTGATCCTTTCCGGTCGGGGCGGCATCGATCTCTCCGTCGGCGCGATCGTGTCCCTGGCCGGGATGATCTTCGGCTTCGCGTACGGCGAGTGGGGCTGGCCCCTGTGGGCGGCGATCATCCTGACCGCGGTGTTCGGTGCGCTGCTCGGCGCGGTGAACGGGTTCCTCGTCTCCTACGTCGGGTTTCCCGCGCTGATCGCGACACTTGCCACGTTCTACGCGTACAAGTCGATCGCCATCGTGATCAACAATCAGTCGCCGATCAGCACCAAGCCGGTCCAGGAGCTGTACTCGATCACCAAGTCCGTCGAGCTGCCGCTGTTCGGGCAGTACGTCCCCGACGTGCCGCGCGGGATCTTCACGTTCCTGCTGCCCACGGTGGTCGCGGTGTGGCTGCTGCTGAACCGCACGACCTACGGGCGGCGGCTCTACGCGATCGGCACCAACGACGTGGCCGGGCGCTGGGCCGGGCTGCCGGTGCGGGACACCCGGATGAAGGCGTACGTCTACGCGGGTTTGATCTCGGGTCTTGTCGCCGTCGTCACGGTGGGTCAGTTCGCGTCGGCCCGGCCGGACGCCGGCGTCTCCGGGAACGGGATGGCGTTGCCGGCGATCACCATCGCGGTGCTCGGCGGCGTCGCGATCACCGGCGGCATCGGGCGGGTCGCCGGCGTCGTGCTGGCCACCTTGCTGATCGTCTGGCTCAACGCCGGCATCCTGCTCGCCTTCGTCGGCAACGAGGGCTCGCAATACCAACTGCTCGCACTGGGCGCGGTCCTGATCTTCGCGGCGCTGCTCAACGGGCTCACCAACCGACGCTACGGAGGAACATCATGA
- a CDS encoding ABC transporter permease, giving the protein MTSQEVVLVGVIAVLWVALAIGTPAFLTAGSIQPLLVATAPIALVGVGMTVVIITGGIDVSVGGAIMVCSVLTAKALVGAEVGLGVAVLLAVAVGGLLGLVNGVLIAYGRVHAIIITFGTANLFMFAGLRIFGSGTVNGIPGTLAFFGRGPGGRTLGVPHAFLITLLITALAWWYLRHTAGGRHFFAIGGDAVAARLAGVRVQRRVLIAYVMTGLLVGLASCFVIAQGTSTLDQSVGSGKELAVIAAVVIGGTSIMGGRGSVLGTLLGALLVQSVASGVTQLGWRSQLSDLFVGIFIIVAVGADLLRARARRNR; this is encoded by the coding sequence GTGACCAGCCAGGAGGTGGTGCTGGTCGGGGTGATCGCGGTGCTCTGGGTGGCGCTCGCGATCGGCACGCCGGCGTTCCTGACCGCCGGGTCGATCCAGCCGCTGCTGGTCGCGACCGCGCCGATCGCGCTGGTCGGGGTCGGCATGACCGTCGTGATCATCACGGGCGGCATCGACGTGTCGGTCGGCGGCGCGATCATGGTGTGTTCGGTGCTGACCGCGAAGGCCCTGGTCGGCGCGGAGGTGGGGCTGGGCGTGGCGGTGCTGCTGGCGGTGGCCGTGGGCGGCCTGCTCGGGCTGGTCAACGGGGTGCTGATCGCCTACGGCCGGGTGCACGCCATCATCATCACGTTCGGGACCGCGAACCTGTTCATGTTCGCCGGCCTGCGGATCTTCGGGTCCGGGACGGTCAACGGGATCCCGGGCACGCTGGCGTTCTTCGGGCGCGGGCCGGGCGGGCGCACGCTCGGCGTCCCGCACGCGTTCCTGATCACGCTGCTGATCACCGCGCTGGCCTGGTGGTACCTGCGGCACACGGCGGGCGGGCGGCATTTCTTCGCGATCGGCGGGGACGCGGTGGCGGCCCGGCTGGCGGGCGTCCGGGTGCAGCGGCGCGTGCTCATCGCGTACGTAATGACGGGTTTGCTGGTCGGTCTTGCTTCTTGTTTCGTGATCGCGCAGGGCACCTCGACGCTGGATCAGTCGGTCGGGTCCGGCAAGGAGCTGGCCGTGATCGCGGCGGTAGTGATCGGCGGGACGTCGATCATGGGCGGGCGCGGCTCGGTGCTCGGGACGCTGCTCGGCGCGCTGCTGGTGCAGTCGGTCGCGTCCGGCGTGACGCAGTTGGGCTGGCGGTCGCAGCTCTCCGACCTGTTCGTCGGGATCTTCATCATCGTGGCGGTCGGCGCCGACCTGCTGCGCGCCCGGGCGAGGAGGAACCGATGA